A window of the Bufo gargarizans isolate SCDJY-AF-19 chromosome 1, ASM1485885v1, whole genome shotgun sequence genome harbors these coding sequences:
- the LOC122928547 gene encoding olfactory receptor 6M1-like, whose amino-acid sequence MGSNNETYVSLFIILGFPGLQRLKAFTFIIGLFVYITTIFGNVLIIFMVRKDSRLHLPMYFFLANISVIDIFYTTNIVPQMLLTFLIEIYTISYTGCISQFFLHICLGSGECLTLAIMAFDRYVAICNPLHYLNIMNNIACISLIGGIWVLSLTANLPPLVFLCQMHFCGANTVNHFFCDAPPLLKLSCTSTQLVERINFVVAASMIMSSLTMIILSYSMIIRSVIAIPTTKGKKKAFSTCASHLTVVGIFFGSLIVMYVRPNYNNSSDYNKVVSGCYTMVTPMLNPLIYSLRNRDMKNAIKHNLMCKAG is encoded by the coding sequence ATGGGAAGCAACAATGAAACATATGTGTCCTTGTTTATAATACTTGGCTTTCCAGGCTTGCAGAGATTAAAGGCTTTCACATTTATCATAGGATTATTTGTGTACATAACAACAATATTTGGAAATGTACTTATCATTTTCATGGTCCGGAAAGACAGTCGACTTCATTTGCCTATGTATTTCTTTCTCGCAAACATCTCTGTGATTGATATTTTCTATACAACAAACATTGTCCCTCAAATGCTTTTAACATTTCTCATAGAAATTTATACAATCTCTTACACTGGATGCATTTCTCAGTTCTTTCTTCATATCTGCCTTGGGTCGGGAGAATGCCTTACTTTAGCCATCATGGCATTTGACCGTTATGTTGCAATTTGCAATCCTTTACATTACCTAAATATCATGAATAACATAGCATGTATTTCCTTAATAGGAGGAATATGGGTTTTGTCTCTTACAGCCAACCTACCACCCCTGGTGTTTCTTTGTCAGATGCATTTCTGTGGCGCCAATACCGTCAACCATTTTTTCTGTGATGCTCCACCCCTGTTAAAGCTTTCCTGCACAAGCACACAACTGGTAGAACGAATCAATTTTGTTGTTGCTGCTAGTATGATTATGAGCTCTTTAACTATGATCATCTTATCTTATTCTATGATAATCAGAAGTGTTATCGCAATTCCAACTACAAAAGGGAAAAAGAAGGCTTTTTCTACTTGTGCTTCTCACCTCACAGTTGTGGGAATTTTCTTTGGCAGTTTGATAGTCATGTATGTGCGACCAAATTATAATAATTCATCAGATTATAACAAAGTTGTGTCCGGCTGCTATACAATGGTTACGCCCATGTTGAATCCTCTTATATATTCTTTAAGGAACAGAGACATGAAAAACGCTATAAAGCACAATTTAATGTGTAAAGCTGGATAA